One region of Cucurbita pepo subsp. pepo cultivar mu-cu-16 chromosome LG03, ASM280686v2, whole genome shotgun sequence genomic DNA includes:
- the LOC111791340 gene encoding pto-interacting protein 1-like, with product MSCFSCCEEDEIQKAADHGGMYAAKQNIGNNGGYQNTEAAPAVTQAVKMQPILVPTIPIEELSEVTDNFGNEALIGEGSYGRVYYGVLKNEQRAAIKKLDASKQPNDEFLAQVSMVSRLKHGNFVQLLGYCVDGSSRILAYEYASNGSLHDILHGRKGVKGAQPGPVLSWAQRVKIAVGAARGLEYLHEKAETHIIHRDIKSSNVLIFDDDVAKIADFDLSNQAPDMAARLHSTRVLGTFGYHAPEYAMTGQLNAKSDVYSFGVVLLELLTGRKPVDPTLPRGQQSLVTWATPKLSEDKVRQCVDGRLGGDYPPKAVAKLAAVAALCVQYEADFRPNMSIVVKALQHLLNARPAPSGDSSNS from the exons ATGAGCTGCTTTAGCTGCTGTGAGGAAGATGAAATTCAGAAAGCAGCTGACCATGGAGGCATGTATGCAGCAAAACAGAATATAG GAAACAATGGAGGTTATCAAAATACAGAAGCTGCACCAGCAGTTACTCAGGCTGTCAAAATGCAACCAATTCTAGTGCCTACCATACCCATCGAAGAACTGTCGGAAGTAACAGACAACTTTGGAAATGAAGCTTTGATTGGAGAGGGTTCATATGGGAGAGTATACTATGGGGTGCTTAAAAACGAGCAGCGTGCTGCAATCAAGAAGTTGGATGCTAGCAAACAGCCTAATGATGAGTTTTTAGCACAG GTCTCCATGGTATCGAGGCTGAAGCATGGAAATTTTGTTCAATTGCTTGGTTATTGCGTTGATGGGAGTTCCCGAATACTTGCATACGAGTATGCTTCTAATGGATCGCTTCATGATATTCTTCATG gaagaaaaggagtgaAAGGAGCACAGCCAGGTCCCGTTCTATCATGGGCACAACGTGTGAAAATCGCTGTCGGGGCTGCAAGAGGACTTGAGTATTTGCATGAAAAGGCTGAGACCCACATTATCCATCGTGATATTAAGTCCAGCAATGTACTAATCTTTGATGATGATGTTGCTAAAATCGCCGACTTTGATTTGTCCAATCAAGCTCCTGATATGGCAGCACGTCTTCACTCTACCCGTGTTCTTGGAACTTTTGGTTATCATGCTCCTGA ATATGCTATGACTGGTCAATTGAATGCCAAGAGTGATGTATATAGCTTTGGTGTAGTCTTGCTTGAACTTCTGACAGGGAGAAAACCTGTAGATCCTACGCTACCACGAGGACAACAAAGTCTAGTTACTTGG GCTACACCAAAGCTGAGTGAAGATAAAGTTAGGCAGTGTGTCGATGGAAGGCTTGGCGGAGACTACCCTCCAAAGGCTGTAGCAAAG TTAGCAGCTGTTGCTGCCCTGTGCGTGCAGTATGAAGCAGATTTCCGGCCAAACATGAGCATTGTTGTCAAAGCCCTCCAGCATCTATTAAATGCCCGACCCGCGCCTTCCGGTGACTCGTCAAACTCGTAA